The Claveliimonas bilis genome window below encodes:
- the pyk gene encoding pyruvate kinase, with protein sequence MKKELVKKMKKKKTKIVCTMGPNTNDENLMRALVKNGMDIARFNFSHGSHEEQKGRMDMLKRIRDEEHMPTAILLDTKGPEIRTGILKDGKKVMLETGRKFTLTSEDITGDETKVSISYSGLVDDVSVGSTILIDDGLIGLRVISKTVTDIVCEIVNGGELGERKGVNVPNVPVRLPAITDKDREDIRFGVEQGIDFIAASFVRNAECIVEIRAFLKECDAPYIPIIAKIENAEGIKNIDEIIRCADGIMVARGDLGVEIPAEEVPYLQKMIIQKCNYYYKPVITATQMLDSMIRNPRPTRAEVTDVANAVYDGTDAVMLSGETAQGKYPLEALQMMVHIVENTEEHLDYDLMLKKAEEHRMKGISSAIGHASVTTAYNLGAKCIITPSVSGATTRVVSKFKPKMPIIGVTPNERSLRRMQIYWGVKPIKSIQFNTTEDICSGAIELVCAKQMADPGDVVVLTAGIPSPNVNRAKEGVSNMMRIAVIE encoded by the coding sequence ATGAAAAAGGAATTGGTGAAAAAAATGAAGAAAAAGAAAACAAAAATAGTCTGTACAATGGGACCTAACACAAATGATGAAAATCTGATGAGAGCGCTTGTGAAGAATGGGATGGATATTGCAAGATTCAATTTTTCACACGGAAGTCATGAAGAACAGAAGGGCAGAATGGATATGCTGAAGCGTATCCGGGATGAAGAACATATGCCAACAGCGATCCTGCTGGATACAAAAGGTCCGGAGATCCGTACCGGTATCCTGAAAGATGGAAAAAAGGTAATGCTGGAGACAGGCAGAAAGTTTACACTGACCTCTGAGGATATTACAGGGGATGAAACGAAAGTATCCATTTCCTATAGCGGACTTGTAGACGATGTATCTGTTGGAAGCACGATCTTGATAGATGACGGGTTGATTGGTCTTAGGGTGATCAGCAAAACAGTAACGGATATTGTCTGCGAGATTGTGAACGGAGGAGAGTTGGGAGAGCGCAAGGGCGTGAATGTGCCTAATGTGCCTGTAAGACTTCCGGCTATCACAGACAAGGACAGAGAAGATATCCGTTTCGGCGTGGAACAGGGTATTGATTTTATTGCGGCATCCTTTGTGCGCAATGCAGAGTGTATTGTAGAGATCCGCGCTTTTCTGAAAGAATGTGATGCTCCATACATTCCGATCATCGCAAAGATTGAAAATGCAGAAGGAATTAAGAATATTGACGAGATCATTCGCTGTGCAGACGGTATTATGGTAGCCAGAGGAGATCTTGGCGTGGAGATTCCGGCAGAGGAAGTGCCTTATCTTCAGAAAATGATCATTCAGAAATGTAATTATTATTATAAACCGGTTATTACAGCAACACAGATGCTGGATTCCATGATCCGCAATCCTCGTCCGACACGGGCAGAAGTGACGGATGTGGCGAATGCAGTTTATGACGGAACGGATGCAGTCATGCTGTCTGGAGAAACTGCACAGGGAAAATATCCATTAGAAGCGCTTCAGATGATGGTGCATATTGTGGAGAATACAGAGGAGCATCTGGATTATGATCTTATGCTCAAAAAGGCAGAGGAACACCGTATGAAAGGAATTTCCAGTGCCATTGGCCATGCTTCTGTTACGACAGCATACAATCTGGGAGCGAAGTGTATCATCACTCCGTCTGTATCGGGTGCTACTACCAGAGTTGTTTCTAAATTTAAGCCTAAAATGCCGATTATTGGCGTGACTCCTAATGAGCGTTCTCTTCGCAGAATGCAGATTTACTGGGGAGTAAAGCCAATCAAATCTATTCAGTTCAATACGACGGAGGATATTTGTTCCGGGGCGATCGAGCTGGTATGTGCAAAGCAAATGGCTGATCCGGGAGATGTTGTGGTGCTGACAGCAGGCATTCCCTCCCCGAATGTAAACCGTGCAAAAGAAGGTGTCAGCAATATGATGAGAATTGCTGTGATTGAATAA
- a CDS encoding 2-hydroxyacyl-CoA dehydratase — MNQQELFTLGIDIGSTTVKIAILDDQNDVLFSDYERHFANIQETLSDLLGRAIYKLGSIRVSPVITGSGGLTLAKHLGVPFVQEVVAVSTALQDYAPQTDVAIELGGEDAKIIYFEGGNIEQRMNGVCAGGTGSFIDQMASLLQTDASGLNEYAKNYKALYSIAARCGVFAKSDIQPLINEGASKEDLAASIFQAVVNQTISGLACGKPIRGHVAFLGGPLHFLSELREAFVRTLKLDEEHTIAPNHSHLFAAIGSALNSTKEPIVPIRELQERLAKRIQMEFEVERMEPLFATEAEYKEFTERHAKHQVPVKDLASYKGKAFLGIDAGSTTTKAALVGEDGTLLYSFYHNNEGDPLGTTISAIKDIYSQLPEDVEIVHSCSTGYGEALIKAALLLDEGEVETVSHYYAASFFEPDVDCILDIGGQDMKCIKIKNQTVDSVQLNEACSSGCGSFIETFAKSLNYSVEDFAHEALFAHNPIDLGTRCTVFMNSKVKQAQKEGAAVSDISAGLAYSVIKNALFKVIKVSDATELGQHIVVQGGTFYNNAVLRSFEKIAGCHAIRPDIAGIMGAFGAALIARERYVECEGTTMLSIEDIEALEYRTTMTKCRGCTNNCRLTINHFSGGRKFITGNRCEKGLGKEKSKNNLPNLFEYKSQRYFGYTPLSEEEASRGVIGIPRVLNMYDNYPFWFTFFTDLGFRVVLSPASTRKIYELGIESIPSESECYPAKLAHGHVQWLINEGIRHIFYPSIPYERNEFADANNHYNCPIVTSYPENIKNNIDAIVNGNVDFIHPFMSFASEETLSSRLIEELAPKFDLTAEEIKTAVHKAWVELEACRNDMRKKGEETVAFLDKTGNRGIVLAGRPYHIDPEVNHGLPELINSYNIAVLTEDSVSHLHPVERPLNVMDQWMYHSRLYAAANYVKTKDNLDLIQLNSFGCGLDAVTTDQVADILTRSDKIYTSLKIDEVNNLGAARIRVRSLLAAIRVREQREQKRHIEPSSIKKVPFTKEMRKEYTILCPQMSPMHFELLEPAFNASGYKVEVLPNDNKQAVDVGLKYVNNDACYPSLMVVGQIMEAILSGKYDTDKIAVIISQTGGGCRASNYIGFIRRALKKAGYEHIPVISINLSGLEGNPGFKITPALALRGIYAAVFGDIFMKCVYRLRPYEAVPGSVDAMHRKWVKVCADFVSQGYPSRRKFKKLCRNIIEDFDNNIELLDIKKPRVGVVGEILVKFLPAANNHLVELLESEGAEAVVPDLLDFLLYCFYNQNFKVSHLGFAKSKATIANLGIKALEWFRSPASKAFKESKHFDPPADIRDLGKMASEIVSLGNQTGEGWFLTGEMLELIHSGATNIVCTQPFACLPNHVVGKGVIKELRRRHPLANIVAIDYDPGASEVNQLNRIKLMLSTANKNLAKTEG, encoded by the coding sequence ATGAATCAACAAGAATTATTTACCCTGGGGATCGATATCGGATCCACCACAGTAAAGATCGCCATTCTGGATGATCAAAATGATGTGCTTTTCTCTGATTATGAAAGACATTTTGCAAATATCCAGGAAACCCTTTCTGACCTTTTGGGAAGGGCTATCTATAAACTCGGTTCTATCCGGGTGTCTCCTGTTATAACAGGATCCGGAGGACTGACTCTTGCAAAACATCTGGGGGTTCCCTTTGTGCAGGAAGTTGTAGCCGTATCCACTGCTCTTCAGGACTATGCGCCTCAGACAGATGTGGCAATTGAGCTTGGAGGGGAAGATGCAAAGATTATTTACTTTGAAGGCGGCAATATTGAGCAGAGAATGAATGGTGTCTGCGCCGGCGGAACCGGCTCTTTCATCGACCAGATGGCTTCTCTTCTGCAGACCGACGCCTCCGGATTGAATGAATACGCAAAAAATTATAAAGCTCTGTATTCTATCGCTGCCAGATGCGGCGTATTTGCGAAATCAGATATTCAGCCGCTGATCAATGAGGGGGCTTCCAAAGAAGATCTGGCCGCCTCTATTTTCCAGGCAGTTGTAAACCAGACCATCAGCGGACTTGCCTGCGGTAAACCGATTCGCGGACACGTAGCATTTCTGGGAGGACCTCTTCATTTCCTTTCAGAGCTTAGAGAAGCGTTTGTCCGCACACTGAAGTTGGATGAGGAGCACACTATTGCTCCAAATCATTCTCACCTTTTTGCAGCCATTGGTTCTGCCTTAAACTCTACCAAGGAACCCATCGTGCCTATCCGTGAGCTCCAGGAACGCCTGGCAAAACGGATACAGATGGAGTTTGAAGTAGAGAGAATGGAACCTCTTTTTGCAACCGAAGCAGAATATAAGGAATTTACAGAGCGCCACGCAAAACATCAGGTTCCGGTTAAGGATCTTGCCTCTTATAAAGGCAAAGCATTTCTTGGTATCGACGCCGGTTCCACTACAACTAAAGCGGCTCTTGTAGGAGAAGACGGAACCCTTCTGTATTCTTTTTACCATAATAATGAAGGAGATCCTCTCGGTACCACAATCTCAGCAATCAAAGACATTTATTCTCAGCTTCCCGAGGATGTGGAGATTGTTCATTCCTGCTCCACCGGATATGGCGAAGCACTGATCAAAGCTGCTCTTCTTCTTGATGAAGGAGAAGTAGAAACCGTTTCTCACTATTATGCCGCCTCTTTCTTTGAACCGGATGTAGACTGTATTCTGGACATCGGCGGGCAGGATATGAAATGTATTAAGATCAAAAACCAGACTGTTGACAGTGTACAGCTGAACGAAGCCTGCTCTTCAGGCTGTGGTTCCTTTATCGAAACCTTTGCCAAATCGCTCAACTATTCTGTAGAAGATTTTGCGCACGAAGCTTTATTTGCCCATAATCCGATTGACCTTGGAACCCGCTGTACTGTATTTATGAACTCTAAGGTAAAACAGGCACAGAAAGAGGGAGCTGCCGTGTCCGACATTTCTGCCGGACTGGCCTACTCTGTCATTAAGAATGCTCTTTTCAAAGTAATTAAAGTATCTGATGCAACAGAACTGGGACAGCACATTGTTGTGCAGGGCGGTACTTTCTATAATAATGCTGTTCTAAGAAGTTTTGAGAAAATTGCAGGCTGCCACGCAATCCGCCCGGACATTGCCGGCATCATGGGAGCGTTCGGTGCTGCCCTGATCGCAAGGGAACGCTATGTGGAATGCGAAGGTACTACCATGCTCTCCATCGAAGATATCGAAGCGCTGGAATACCGGACAACGATGACAAAGTGCCGCGGATGTACCAATAACTGCCGTCTGACGATCAACCATTTCAGCGGCGGAAGAAAGTTTATCACCGGAAACCGCTGTGAAAAGGGACTTGGAAAAGAAAAATCGAAGAACAACCTTCCCAACCTTTTTGAGTATAAGAGTCAGCGGTATTTCGGCTATACGCCTCTTTCAGAGGAGGAAGCTTCCCGCGGCGTGATCGGTATACCCAGAGTTCTGAATATGTACGATAACTATCCGTTCTGGTTCACATTCTTCACGGATCTTGGATTTCGTGTAGTTCTCTCTCCCGCTTCCACAAGGAAGATTTATGAGCTGGGAATTGAGTCTATCCCAAGTGAATCTGAATGTTATCCCGCCAAACTTGCCCACGGGCATGTACAATGGCTGATCAATGAAGGCATCCGGCATATCTTTTACCCTTCTATTCCTTATGAAAGAAATGAATTTGCCGATGCCAACAACCACTATAACTGTCCGATTGTTACCTCCTATCCGGAGAACATCAAAAATAATATTGATGCCATCGTAAACGGCAACGTGGATTTCATCCATCCTTTCATGTCCTTTGCCAGCGAGGAAACCCTTTCTTCCCGCCTGATCGAAGAACTTGCTCCAAAGTTTGATCTCACAGCAGAAGAAATTAAAACTGCTGTTCATAAAGCCTGGGTTGAGCTTGAAGCGTGCCGGAACGATATGCGCAAAAAAGGTGAGGAAACCGTTGCTTTCCTCGACAAAACAGGAAACCGGGGAATTGTTCTTGCCGGACGTCCCTATCATATTGACCCCGAGGTAAACCATGGACTTCCGGAGCTGATCAATTCCTACAATATCGCCGTATTGACAGAAGATTCCGTATCACACCTTCACCCGGTAGAGCGGCCTTTAAATGTTATGGATCAGTGGATGTATCACTCCCGCCTCTATGCGGCAGCAAATTATGTAAAGACAAAAGATAATCTGGATCTGATCCAGCTCAATTCTTTCGGATGCGGACTGGATGCCGTCACCACAGATCAGGTTGCCGATATCCTGACTCGCTCCGATAAGATCTACACCTCTTTAAAAATCGATGAGGTCAATAACCTGGGAGCTGCAAGAATCCGTGTCCGCTCTCTGCTTGCTGCAATCCGCGTCAGAGAACAAAGGGAACAGAAACGGCATATTGAGCCATCTTCCATAAAAAAGGTACCTTTTACAAAGGAGATGCGCAAAGAGTACACCATCCTCTGCCCGCAGATGTCTCCAATGCATTTTGAACTTCTGGAACCTGCTTTCAACGCTTCGGGTTATAAAGTGGAAGTCCTTCCAAACGACAATAAGCAAGCCGTTGATGTGGGACTGAAATATGTTAATAACGATGCCTGCTACCCTTCTCTTATGGTTGTAGGACAGATTATGGAAGCTATTTTATCCGGAAAATACGATACAGATAAGATTGCTGTCATTATCAGTCAGACCGGAGGCGGATGCCGTGCTTCCAACTATATCGGATTCATCCGCCGCGCATTGAAGAAAGCCGGCTATGAACATATTCCGGTTATTTCTATCAACTTAAGCGGGCTGGAAGGAAATCCCGGCTTTAAGATTACACCGGCATTAGCGCTTCGCGGAATCTATGCTGCTGTTTTCGGAGACATTTTCATGAAATGTGTTTACCGCCTCCGTCCATACGAGGCAGTGCCCGGTTCGGTTGACGCTATGCATCGCAAATGGGTAAAAGTTTGTGCTGATTTTGTTTCCCAGGGCTACCCTTCCCGAAGAAAATTCAAAAAACTGTGCCGGAATATTATTGAAGACTTCGACAACAATATTGAACTTTTAGATATCAAGAAACCCCGCGTAGGTGTAGTTGGAGAAATTCTGGTAAAATTCCTCCCTGCCGCCAATAATCATCTGGTGGAGCTTTTGGAGAGTGAAGGCGCCGAAGCTGTCGTTCCAGATCTTTTGGACTTCCTTCTGTACTGCTTCTACAATCAGAATTTCAAGGTATCCCATCTTGGTTTTGCCAAGTCAAAGGCTACTATTGCAAACCTTGGAATCAAAGCGCTGGAATGGTTCCGCTCTCCTGCCAGCAAGGCATTTAAAGAGAGCAAGCACTTCGATCCTCCGGCTGATATCCGGGATCTGGGCAAAATGGCATCTGAGATTGTTTCCCTCGGAAACCAGACTGGCGAAGGTTGGTTCCTCACCGGAGAGATGCTGGAGCTGATCCACAGCGGTGCCACAAACATCGTCTGCACACAGCCTTTTGCCTGCCTTCCGAACCATGTAGTGGGCAAGGGGGTTATCAAAGAGCTGCGACGACGCCATCCGCTGGCAAATATTGTTGCCATCGACTATGACCCGGGTGCAAGTGAGGTAAATCAGCTGAACCGTATTAAACTAATGCTGTCAACAGCGAATAAAAATCTGGCAAAAACGGAAGGATAG
- the gpmI gene encoding 2,3-bisphosphoglycerate-independent phosphoglycerate mutase: MSKKPTVLMILDGYGLNEKKEGNAVAEGKTPVMDKLMAEYPFVKGNASGMAVGLPDGQMGNSEVGHLNMGAGRIVYQDLTKITKAIQDGDFFENKALLAACENVKKHDSALHLMGLVSDGGVHSHNTHIYGLLELAKRQGIEKVYVHCFLDGRDTPPASGKEYVEELEAKMKEIGVGQVATVMGRYYAMDRDNRWDRVEKAYRAMVFGEGEKAASGPEGIQVSYDKDTTDEFVLPTIVEKDGAPVATIKDQDSIIFFNFRPDRAREITRTFCDDDFAGFERGERIKTVFVCFTEYDVTIENKLVAFVKEEITNTFGEFLAANGMKQARIAETEKYAHVTFFFNGGVEEPNEGEDRILVKSPKVATYDLKPEMSAYEVCDKLTEAIRSGKYDVIIINFANPDMVGHTGVEAAAIKAIEAVDECVGKTVEAIKEVGGQMFICADHGNAEQLIDEETGEPFTAHTTNPVPFILVNADPAYKLREGGCLADIAPTLIELMGMKQPKEMTGRSLLVK, translated from the coding sequence ATGAGTAAAAAACCAACAGTACTGATGATTTTGGATGGTTATGGATTAAATGAAAAGAAAGAAGGCAATGCGGTAGCAGAAGGGAAAACTCCTGTTATGGATAAGCTGATGGCAGAGTATCCCTTTGTAAAGGGAAATGCAAGCGGAATGGCGGTAGGACTTCCGGATGGTCAGATGGGTAACTCTGAAGTAGGACATCTGAACATGGGTGCCGGCCGCATTGTGTATCAGGATCTGACTAAGATTACAAAAGCAATTCAGGATGGTGATTTCTTTGAAAACAAAGCTCTTCTTGCAGCATGTGAAAATGTGAAGAAACATGATTCAGCGCTCCATCTTATGGGACTGGTATCTGACGGCGGCGTGCACAGCCATAATACTCACATTTACGGACTTTTGGAGCTTGCAAAGAGACAGGGAATTGAAAAGGTATATGTACACTGCTTCCTGGATGGACGAGACACTCCTCCGGCATCTGGAAAAGAATATGTAGAAGAGTTGGAAGCCAAGATGAAAGAAATCGGCGTAGGTCAGGTTGCTACTGTAATGGGACGTTACTATGCAATGGATCGGGACAATCGCTGGGATCGTGTGGAGAAAGCATACCGTGCAATGGTATTTGGAGAGGGCGAAAAGGCAGCGTCAGGCCCGGAAGGAATCCAGGTTTCCTATGATAAGGATACAACAGACGAATTTGTACTTCCTACAATTGTAGAGAAAGACGGCGCTCCTGTGGCGACAATCAAAGATCAGGATTCCATTATTTTCTTTAACTTCCGTCCGGACCGTGCAAGAGAGATCACAAGAACATTTTGCGATGATGACTTTGCCGGATTTGAAAGAGGAGAGCGGATCAAGACGGTCTTTGTATGCTTTACAGAATATGATGTGACGATTGAAAATAAACTGGTTGCGTTTGTGAAAGAGGAAATTACAAATACATTCGGAGAATTTCTTGCTGCTAACGGTATGAAGCAGGCACGTATCGCAGAGACAGAAAAATACGCGCATGTGACATTCTTCTTTAACGGCGGTGTAGAAGAACCAAATGAAGGAGAAGACCGTATTCTTGTAAAATCTCCAAAGGTTGCTACTTACGACCTGAAACCGGAGATGAGCGCTTACGAAGTTTGCGATAAACTGACGGAAGCTATTCGTTCTGGAAAGTATGACGTTATTATCATTAACTTTGCGAATCCGGATATGGTAGGGCATACCGGAGTAGAGGCGGCAGCCATTAAGGCGATCGAGGCAGTGGATGAGTGTGTTGGAAAGACTGTAGAGGCTATCAAAGAAGTGGGAGGTCAGATGTTTATCTGTGCAGACCACGGAAATGCAGAGCAGCTCATCGATGAAGAGACAGGAGAGCCGTTCACTGCCCACACAACGAATCCGGTACCGTTTATTCTTGTAAATGCTGATCCGGCTTACAAATTAAGAGAAGGTGGATGTTTGGCGGATATCGCTCCTACATTGATCGAACTGATGGGAATGAAACAGCCAAAAGAGATGACAGGAAGATCATTGCTTGTAAAATAA
- a CDS encoding alpha/beta hydrolase, whose amino-acid sequence MIIERMKLQTEGSLPDAHFIAYVLDTPGDLHIKKRPMVILCPGGGYERTSFREGEPIAMYFLQKGYHVGILRYSTAPAKYPTALLELGMAMGIVKGHSEEWKVDERQIFVQGSSAGGHLAGCLGVFWNSTFLSKKLGIPSEKLRPAGLLLSYPVISSDENISHKGSFLNLLQDEYEEKKEMLSLERQVTEYTVPCFIWHTFEDRTVPVQNSVRMAEALHEKGIRTELHLFQKGSHGLGSAGEESRRADGSGVQEECQCWMDLAYKWMENICKDQ is encoded by the coding sequence GTGATTATTGAAAGAATGAAACTGCAGACGGAAGGTTCCCTTCCGGATGCTCATTTTATCGCTTATGTATTAGATACGCCGGGAGATCTGCATATAAAAAAGCGTCCCATGGTTATTTTATGTCCGGGAGGCGGATATGAGAGAACCAGTTTTCGGGAAGGAGAGCCTATTGCAATGTACTTTCTGCAAAAAGGGTATCATGTAGGGATTCTGCGATATTCCACTGCCCCGGCAAAATATCCCACAGCGCTTCTGGAACTTGGAATGGCAATGGGAATTGTTAAAGGACATTCTGAAGAATGGAAGGTGGACGAAAGGCAGATTTTTGTTCAGGGTTCATCAGCGGGAGGACATCTGGCAGGGTGTCTTGGAGTTTTCTGGAACAGTACATTTCTTTCCAAAAAGCTTGGAATCCCATCAGAGAAATTAAGACCGGCGGGACTGCTGCTCAGTTATCCGGTGATAAGTTCTGATGAAAATATTTCCCATAAGGGAAGTTTCCTAAATCTTCTTCAGGATGAATATGAAGAAAAGAAAGAGATGCTGTCCTTAGAAAGACAGGTGACAGAATATACAGTTCCCTGCTTTATATGGCATACCTTTGAAGACAGAACCGTTCCGGTTCAAAATTCTGTCAGAATGGCAGAAGCGCTGCACGAGAAAGGGATCAGGACAGAGCTTCATTTGTTTCAGAAAGGCTCTCATGGACTGGGGAGCGCAGGAGAAGAATCCAGGCGTGCTGATGGAAGCGGCGTTCAGGAGGAATGTCAATGCTGGATGGATCTGGCATACAAGTGGATGGAAAACATCTGCAAAGACCAATAG